One window of Quercus robur chromosome 12, dhQueRobu3.1, whole genome shotgun sequence genomic DNA carries:
- the LOC126708202 gene encoding protochlorophyllide-dependent translocon component 52, chloroplastic-like: protein MGNRDIPNGYEVLIENLMDPAHVPYAHYRVKEILPSKNTEADREGCTPIEFKIEKLDGNGFNIVQFQEWSRCTFIAPYLVYASLKPEDQANGSESSAGTRKDTSVQKEFFKIFFSIPVSLGSSKLIWSFPRNYGHWINKVVPRWIFHKEQNLVIDSDLYLLHIEVTPISFHDVVDDHDDDAIDFQDDIGDGIGV from the exons ATGGGAAATAGAGATATTCCTAATGG aTATGAGGTATTGATTGAGAATCTTATGGATCCTGCTCATGTTCCTTATGCACATTATAGAGTAAAGGAAATTCTACCATCCAAAAACA CGGAGGCTGATAGAGAGGGGTGCACACCGATTGAATTTAAGATTGAAAAGTTGGACGGCAATGGGTTCAATATAGTACAGTTTCAGGAATGGAGCAGATGCACATTTATTGCCCCATACCTGGTTTATGCATCTCTTAAGCCTGAGGATCAAGCTAATGGATCTGAATCATCAGCTGGAACCAGAAAG GATACATCTGTGCAGaaggaattttttaaaatttttttttccattccagTTAGTCTAGGGAGTAGCAAATTGATATGGAGCTTCCCAAGAAACTATGGTCATTGGATTAATAAAGTTGTGCCACGATGGATATTTCATAAGGAACAAAACCTGGTTATAGACtctgatttatatcttctacaCATTGAGGTGACTCCCATCTCTTT TCATGATGTTGTGGATGatcatgatgatgatgctaTAGATTTTCAAGATGATATAGGCGATGGTATAGGTGTGTAG